In one Melopsittacus undulatus isolate bMelUnd1 chromosome 4, bMelUnd1.mat.Z, whole genome shotgun sequence genomic region, the following are encoded:
- the PATL1 gene encoding protein PAT1 homolog 1 isoform X3, whose amino-acid sequence MFRYQSLEDCPLDEDEDAFQGLGEEDEDIDQFNDDTFGAGAVDDDWQEAHERLAELEDKPVASREQDGASTEELDLLGDPEATLAERLTRLVIDSELEDPAIMQAVQTRGPAQQPGGLNSSIWDSSAVLRRMRGPLLAQDMPSVSVLDYALPQRPPQPREDERDPSERALPRRSSSPIIGSPPVRAVPIGTPPKQAAVPSFNQQILCPKPVHIRAGLQQRYPTPYGDRMSPNQLCNNSSLLGHPFPHSVSPVLTHLQRAQLLGGAQAGRMSPSQFARVSGLVGSPIPSVNPKLLQGRVGQMMPPASGFRAFFGAPPAPPPPPSQLQHPPGPGSHLQSLRPQPQMFRPDTTHLHPQHRRLLHQRQQQSRSQHRSLNGSVGDRGGHRSSHQEQMRKDPYANLMLQREKDWVSKIQMMQLQSTDPYLDDYYYQNYFQKLEKLSAAEEVHGDGPKKERTKLITPQVAKLEHTYKPVQFEGSLGKLTVSSVNNPRKMIDAVVTSRSEDDETKEKQVRDKRRQTLVTIEKTYSLLLDVEDYERRYLLSLEGERPALMGERKQKICDMYDNLRGKAPGQDRPSDDHFMQIMCIRKGKRLVARILPFLSPEQAADVLMATARNLPFLIKKDAQDEVLPCLLRPFSHVLYHLPLGTVTSLVQQLTNLPQSAPAPAPTNLHLTAVLQNKFGLSLLYLVLSRGEELQSSDSSTELMQDNQWTELMLMATRELLRIPQAALAKPVSTPSNLLSLFSRYVDQQKLNLLETKLHLVHGIR is encoded by the exons TCCTTAGAGGACTGCCCAttggatgaggatgaagatgctTTCCAAGGCCTgggggaggaggatgaagataTCGACCAGTTTAACGATGACACGTTCGGAGCTGGGGCTGTTG ATGACGACTGGCAGGAGGCCCACGAGCGCCTGGCCGAGCTGGAGGACAAGCCCGTGGccagcagggagcaggatggggccaGCACCGAGGAACTGGACCTGCTGGGGGACCCGGAGGCCACACTGGCCGAGCGGCTGACCCGGCTGGTGATCGACAGCGAGCTGGAGGACCCTGCCATCATGCAGGCAGTGCAGACCCGGGGCCCTGCACAG CAGCCTGGAGGGCTCAATTCCAGCATCTGGGACAGCTCGGCCGTGCTGCGGCGCATGAGGGGCCCGCTCCTGGCTCAG GATATGCCCTCAGTGTCTGTCCTGGACTATGCCCTGCCCCAGAGGCCTCCACAGCCCCGTGAGGACGAGCGGGACCCCTCGGAGCGGGCACTGCCACGGCGTTCCTCATCCCCCATCATCGGGAGCCCCCCGGTGCGCGCGGTGCCCATCGGCACCCCCCCGAAGCAGGCTGCTGTGCCCAGCTTCAACCAGCAG ATCCTGTGTCCGAAGCCTGTGCACATCCGAGCCGGTCTGCAGCAGCGCTACCCCACTCCCTATGGAGACAGGATGTCCCCCAACCAGCTCTGCAAT AATTCCTCCCTGCTGGGCCACCCCTTCCCACACAGTGTCTCTCCCGTCCTCACCCACCTGCAGAGAGCTCAGCTGCTCGGAGGAGCCCAG GCAGGCCGCATGTCCCCCAGCCAGTTTGCCCGGGTCTCGGGGCTGGTGGGGAGCCCCATTCCCTCCGTCAATCCCAAGCTGCTCCAGGGCAGGGTCGGGCAGATGATGCCTCCAGCCAGTGGCTTCCGTGCCTTCTTCGGGgctccccctgctcctcctcctcctccgtcGCAGCTCCAGCACCCGCCGGGTCCTGGCTCCCACCTCCAGAGCCTCAG gCCTCAGCCCCAGATGTTCCGGCCGGACACGACCCATCTGCACCCGCAGCACCGGCGGCTCCTGCACcagcggcagcagcagagccGAAG CCAGCACCGGAGCCTCAACGGCTCCGTGGGGGATCGAGGGGGTCACCGGAGCAGCCACCAGGAGCAGATGAGGAAGGATCCTTATGCCAACCTCatgctgcagagggagaaggaTTGGGTGTCCAAGATCCAGATGATGCAGCTCCAGAGCACTGATCCCTACCTGGATGACTATTACTACCAG AATTACTTCCAGAAGCTGGAGAAGTTGTCAGCAGCAGAAGAAGTCCACGGGGATGGTCCCAAGAAGGAACGCACTAAACTCATCACACCTCAGGTGGCCAAGCTGGAGCACACCTACAAGCCAG tGCAGTTTGAGGGCTCCCTTGGGAAGCTCACGGTCTCCAGCGTCAACAACCCTCGGAAGATGATCGATGCAGTGGTGACGTCCCGCAGTGAGGATGAT GAGACGAAGGAGAAGCAGGTTCGGGACAAGAGGCGCCAGACCCTTGTCACGATCGAGAAG ACATACAGCCTCCTCCTGGACGTGGAGGACTATGAGAGACGCTACCTCCTGAGCCTGGAAGGGGAGAGGCCAGCCCTGATGggtgagaggaagcagaagatCTGTGACATGTACGATAACCTGAGGGGGAAGGCACCCGGGCAGGACAG GCCGAGCGATGACCACTTCATGCAGATCATGTGCATCCGGAAAGGGAAGCGCCTTGTAGCCCGGATCCTGCCCTTCCTGTCCCCCGAGCAAGCGGCCGACGTGCTCATGGCCACAGCCAGGAACCTGCCCTTCCTCATCAAGAAGGATGCTCAGGATGAG GTGCTGCCCTGCCTGTTGAGGCCCTTCTCCCACGTCCTCTACCACCTTCCCTTGGGGACAGTCACCAGCCTTGTGCAGCAGTTAACAAACCTACCTCAGAGCGCGCCCGCGCCAGCGCCCACCAACCTGCACCTCACTGCTGTGCTCCAGAACAAG TTCGGGCTGTCCCTGCTGTACTTGGTCCTGAGCCGTGGGGAGGAACTGCAGAGCTCGGACAGCAGCACGGAGCTCATGCAGGACAACCAGTG GACGGAGCTGATGCTCATGGCGACCCGGGAGCTCCTGCGCATCCCTCAGGCAGCTCTGGCCAAGCCGGTGTCCACCCCTTCCAacctcctctccctcttctctcGCTACGTGGACCAGCAGAAGCTCAACCTGCTGGAGACAAAACTGCA CTTAGTGCACGGGATCCGGTAG
- the PATL1 gene encoding protein PAT1 homolog 1 isoform X2 — MFRYQSLEDCPLDEDEDAFQGLGEEDEDIDQFNDDTFGAGAVDDDWQEAHERLAELEDKPVASREQDGASTEELDLLGDPEATLAERLTRLVIDSELEDPAIMQAVQTRGPAQPGGLNSSIWDSSAVLRRMRGPLLAQDMPSVSVLDYALPQRPPQPREDERDPSERALPRRSSSPIIGSPPVRAVPIGTPPKQAAVPSFNQQILCPKPVHIRAGLQQRYPTPYGDRMSPNQLCNVPNSSLLGHPFPHSVSPVLTHLQRAQLLGGAQAGRMSPSQFARVSGLVGSPIPSVNPKLLQGRVGQMMPPASGFRAFFGAPPAPPPPPSQLQHPPGPGSHLQSLRPQPQMFRPDTTHLHPQHRRLLHQRQQQSRSQHRSLNGSVGDRGGHRSSHQEQMRKDPYANLMLQREKDWVSKIQMMQLQSTDPYLDDYYYQNYFQKLEKLSAAEEVHGDGPKKERTKLITPQVAKLEHTYKPVQFEGSLGKLTVSSVNNPRKMIDAVVTSRSEDDETKEKQVRDKRRQTLVTIEKTYSLLLDVEDYERRYLLSLEGERPALMGERKQKICDMYDNLRGKAPGQDRPSDDHFMQIMCIRKGKRLVARILPFLSPEQAADVLMATARNLPFLIKKDAQDEVLPCLLRPFSHVLYHLPLGTVTSLVQQLTNLPQSAPAPAPTNLHLTAVLQNKFGLSLLYLVLSRGEELQSSDSSTELMQDNQWTELMLMATRELLRIPQAALAKPVSTPSNLLSLFSRYVDQQKLNLLETKLHLVHGIR, encoded by the exons TCCTTAGAGGACTGCCCAttggatgaggatgaagatgctTTCCAAGGCCTgggggaggaggatgaagataTCGACCAGTTTAACGATGACACGTTCGGAGCTGGGGCTGTTG ATGACGACTGGCAGGAGGCCCACGAGCGCCTGGCCGAGCTGGAGGACAAGCCCGTGGccagcagggagcaggatggggccaGCACCGAGGAACTGGACCTGCTGGGGGACCCGGAGGCCACACTGGCCGAGCGGCTGACCCGGCTGGTGATCGACAGCGAGCTGGAGGACCCTGCCATCATGCAGGCAGTGCAGACCCGGGGCCCTGCACAG CCTGGAGGGCTCAATTCCAGCATCTGGGACAGCTCGGCCGTGCTGCGGCGCATGAGGGGCCCGCTCCTGGCTCAG GATATGCCCTCAGTGTCTGTCCTGGACTATGCCCTGCCCCAGAGGCCTCCACAGCCCCGTGAGGACGAGCGGGACCCCTCGGAGCGGGCACTGCCACGGCGTTCCTCATCCCCCATCATCGGGAGCCCCCCGGTGCGCGCGGTGCCCATCGGCACCCCCCCGAAGCAGGCTGCTGTGCCCAGCTTCAACCAGCAG ATCCTGTGTCCGAAGCCTGTGCACATCCGAGCCGGTCTGCAGCAGCGCTACCCCACTCCCTATGGAGACAGGATGTCCCCCAACCAGCTCTGCAATGTACCG AATTCCTCCCTGCTGGGCCACCCCTTCCCACACAGTGTCTCTCCCGTCCTCACCCACCTGCAGAGAGCTCAGCTGCTCGGAGGAGCCCAG GCAGGCCGCATGTCCCCCAGCCAGTTTGCCCGGGTCTCGGGGCTGGTGGGGAGCCCCATTCCCTCCGTCAATCCCAAGCTGCTCCAGGGCAGGGTCGGGCAGATGATGCCTCCAGCCAGTGGCTTCCGTGCCTTCTTCGGGgctccccctgctcctcctcctcctccgtcGCAGCTCCAGCACCCGCCGGGTCCTGGCTCCCACCTCCAGAGCCTCAG gCCTCAGCCCCAGATGTTCCGGCCGGACACGACCCATCTGCACCCGCAGCACCGGCGGCTCCTGCACcagcggcagcagcagagccGAAG CCAGCACCGGAGCCTCAACGGCTCCGTGGGGGATCGAGGGGGTCACCGGAGCAGCCACCAGGAGCAGATGAGGAAGGATCCTTATGCCAACCTCatgctgcagagggagaaggaTTGGGTGTCCAAGATCCAGATGATGCAGCTCCAGAGCACTGATCCCTACCTGGATGACTATTACTACCAG AATTACTTCCAGAAGCTGGAGAAGTTGTCAGCAGCAGAAGAAGTCCACGGGGATGGTCCCAAGAAGGAACGCACTAAACTCATCACACCTCAGGTGGCCAAGCTGGAGCACACCTACAAGCCAG tGCAGTTTGAGGGCTCCCTTGGGAAGCTCACGGTCTCCAGCGTCAACAACCCTCGGAAGATGATCGATGCAGTGGTGACGTCCCGCAGTGAGGATGAT GAGACGAAGGAGAAGCAGGTTCGGGACAAGAGGCGCCAGACCCTTGTCACGATCGAGAAG ACATACAGCCTCCTCCTGGACGTGGAGGACTATGAGAGACGCTACCTCCTGAGCCTGGAAGGGGAGAGGCCAGCCCTGATGggtgagaggaagcagaagatCTGTGACATGTACGATAACCTGAGGGGGAAGGCACCCGGGCAGGACAG GCCGAGCGATGACCACTTCATGCAGATCATGTGCATCCGGAAAGGGAAGCGCCTTGTAGCCCGGATCCTGCCCTTCCTGTCCCCCGAGCAAGCGGCCGACGTGCTCATGGCCACAGCCAGGAACCTGCCCTTCCTCATCAAGAAGGATGCTCAGGATGAG GTGCTGCCCTGCCTGTTGAGGCCCTTCTCCCACGTCCTCTACCACCTTCCCTTGGGGACAGTCACCAGCCTTGTGCAGCAGTTAACAAACCTACCTCAGAGCGCGCCCGCGCCAGCGCCCACCAACCTGCACCTCACTGCTGTGCTCCAGAACAAG TTCGGGCTGTCCCTGCTGTACTTGGTCCTGAGCCGTGGGGAGGAACTGCAGAGCTCGGACAGCAGCACGGAGCTCATGCAGGACAACCAGTG GACGGAGCTGATGCTCATGGCGACCCGGGAGCTCCTGCGCATCCCTCAGGCAGCTCTGGCCAAGCCGGTGTCCACCCCTTCCAacctcctctccctcttctctcGCTACGTGGACCAGCAGAAGCTCAACCTGCTGGAGACAAAACTGCA CTTAGTGCACGGGATCCGGTAG
- the PATL1 gene encoding protein PAT1 homolog 1 isoform X1: MFRYQSLEDCPLDEDEDAFQGLGEEDEDIDQFNDDTFGAGAVDDDWQEAHERLAELEDKPVASREQDGASTEELDLLGDPEATLAERLTRLVIDSELEDPAIMQAVQTRGPAQQPGGLNSSIWDSSAVLRRMRGPLLAQDMPSVSVLDYALPQRPPQPREDERDPSERALPRRSSSPIIGSPPVRAVPIGTPPKQAAVPSFNQQILCPKPVHIRAGLQQRYPTPYGDRMSPNQLCNVPNSSLLGHPFPHSVSPVLTHLQRAQLLGGAQAGRMSPSQFARVSGLVGSPIPSVNPKLLQGRVGQMMPPASGFRAFFGAPPAPPPPPSQLQHPPGPGSHLQSLRPQPQMFRPDTTHLHPQHRRLLHQRQQQSRSQHRSLNGSVGDRGGHRSSHQEQMRKDPYANLMLQREKDWVSKIQMMQLQSTDPYLDDYYYQNYFQKLEKLSAAEEVHGDGPKKERTKLITPQVAKLEHTYKPVQFEGSLGKLTVSSVNNPRKMIDAVVTSRSEDDETKEKQVRDKRRQTLVTIEKTYSLLLDVEDYERRYLLSLEGERPALMGERKQKICDMYDNLRGKAPGQDRPSDDHFMQIMCIRKGKRLVARILPFLSPEQAADVLMATARNLPFLIKKDAQDEVLPCLLRPFSHVLYHLPLGTVTSLVQQLTNLPQSAPAPAPTNLHLTAVLQNKFGLSLLYLVLSRGEELQSSDSSTELMQDNQWTELMLMATRELLRIPQAALAKPVSTPSNLLSLFSRYVDQQKLNLLETKLHLVHGIR; the protein is encoded by the exons TCCTTAGAGGACTGCCCAttggatgaggatgaagatgctTTCCAAGGCCTgggggaggaggatgaagataTCGACCAGTTTAACGATGACACGTTCGGAGCTGGGGCTGTTG ATGACGACTGGCAGGAGGCCCACGAGCGCCTGGCCGAGCTGGAGGACAAGCCCGTGGccagcagggagcaggatggggccaGCACCGAGGAACTGGACCTGCTGGGGGACCCGGAGGCCACACTGGCCGAGCGGCTGACCCGGCTGGTGATCGACAGCGAGCTGGAGGACCCTGCCATCATGCAGGCAGTGCAGACCCGGGGCCCTGCACAG CAGCCTGGAGGGCTCAATTCCAGCATCTGGGACAGCTCGGCCGTGCTGCGGCGCATGAGGGGCCCGCTCCTGGCTCAG GATATGCCCTCAGTGTCTGTCCTGGACTATGCCCTGCCCCAGAGGCCTCCACAGCCCCGTGAGGACGAGCGGGACCCCTCGGAGCGGGCACTGCCACGGCGTTCCTCATCCCCCATCATCGGGAGCCCCCCGGTGCGCGCGGTGCCCATCGGCACCCCCCCGAAGCAGGCTGCTGTGCCCAGCTTCAACCAGCAG ATCCTGTGTCCGAAGCCTGTGCACATCCGAGCCGGTCTGCAGCAGCGCTACCCCACTCCCTATGGAGACAGGATGTCCCCCAACCAGCTCTGCAATGTACCG AATTCCTCCCTGCTGGGCCACCCCTTCCCACACAGTGTCTCTCCCGTCCTCACCCACCTGCAGAGAGCTCAGCTGCTCGGAGGAGCCCAG GCAGGCCGCATGTCCCCCAGCCAGTTTGCCCGGGTCTCGGGGCTGGTGGGGAGCCCCATTCCCTCCGTCAATCCCAAGCTGCTCCAGGGCAGGGTCGGGCAGATGATGCCTCCAGCCAGTGGCTTCCGTGCCTTCTTCGGGgctccccctgctcctcctcctcctccgtcGCAGCTCCAGCACCCGCCGGGTCCTGGCTCCCACCTCCAGAGCCTCAG gCCTCAGCCCCAGATGTTCCGGCCGGACACGACCCATCTGCACCCGCAGCACCGGCGGCTCCTGCACcagcggcagcagcagagccGAAG CCAGCACCGGAGCCTCAACGGCTCCGTGGGGGATCGAGGGGGTCACCGGAGCAGCCACCAGGAGCAGATGAGGAAGGATCCTTATGCCAACCTCatgctgcagagggagaaggaTTGGGTGTCCAAGATCCAGATGATGCAGCTCCAGAGCACTGATCCCTACCTGGATGACTATTACTACCAG AATTACTTCCAGAAGCTGGAGAAGTTGTCAGCAGCAGAAGAAGTCCACGGGGATGGTCCCAAGAAGGAACGCACTAAACTCATCACACCTCAGGTGGCCAAGCTGGAGCACACCTACAAGCCAG tGCAGTTTGAGGGCTCCCTTGGGAAGCTCACGGTCTCCAGCGTCAACAACCCTCGGAAGATGATCGATGCAGTGGTGACGTCCCGCAGTGAGGATGAT GAGACGAAGGAGAAGCAGGTTCGGGACAAGAGGCGCCAGACCCTTGTCACGATCGAGAAG ACATACAGCCTCCTCCTGGACGTGGAGGACTATGAGAGACGCTACCTCCTGAGCCTGGAAGGGGAGAGGCCAGCCCTGATGggtgagaggaagcagaagatCTGTGACATGTACGATAACCTGAGGGGGAAGGCACCCGGGCAGGACAG GCCGAGCGATGACCACTTCATGCAGATCATGTGCATCCGGAAAGGGAAGCGCCTTGTAGCCCGGATCCTGCCCTTCCTGTCCCCCGAGCAAGCGGCCGACGTGCTCATGGCCACAGCCAGGAACCTGCCCTTCCTCATCAAGAAGGATGCTCAGGATGAG GTGCTGCCCTGCCTGTTGAGGCCCTTCTCCCACGTCCTCTACCACCTTCCCTTGGGGACAGTCACCAGCCTTGTGCAGCAGTTAACAAACCTACCTCAGAGCGCGCCCGCGCCAGCGCCCACCAACCTGCACCTCACTGCTGTGCTCCAGAACAAG TTCGGGCTGTCCCTGCTGTACTTGGTCCTGAGCCGTGGGGAGGAACTGCAGAGCTCGGACAGCAGCACGGAGCTCATGCAGGACAACCAGTG GACGGAGCTGATGCTCATGGCGACCCGGGAGCTCCTGCGCATCCCTCAGGCAGCTCTGGCCAAGCCGGTGTCCACCCCTTCCAacctcctctccctcttctctcGCTACGTGGACCAGCAGAAGCTCAACCTGCTGGAGACAAAACTGCA CTTAGTGCACGGGATCCGGTAG
- the OSBP gene encoding oxysterol-binding protein 1: MAELRAAAAAGPGPAAPPGPMALPSPAPALPSPAASGGAGPAPAAAPGGGSGSGSGGASGSGGGSGSGSGSAREGWLFKWTNYIKGYQRRWFVLSNGLLSYYRSKAEMRHTCRGTINLATANITVEDSCNFIISNGGAQTYHLKASSEVERQRWVTALELAKAKAVKMLEESDDSGDEAVPQTDKTELQSTLRTLASKVEDLSTCNDLIAKHGTALQRSLSELESLRLPADSTDKIKQVNERATLFRITSNAMINACRDFLLLAQTHSKKWQKSLQHERDQRIRLEETLEQLAKQHNHLERAFRGATVLPAGASGTSGSAKDPCCPAKGDLSDEDDDNEFFDAPEIIPMPESLGHKRTGSNISGTSSDISLDEQYKPQVEDTKKEKRTRIPYKPNYSLNLWSIMKNCIGKELSKIPMPVNFNEPLSMLQRLTEDLEYHELLDRAARCESSLEQLCLVAAFTVSSYSTTVFRTSKPFNPLLGETFELDRLEESGYRSLCEQVSHHPPAAAHHADSKHGWTLRQEIKITSKFRGKYLSVMPLGTIHCVFHSTGNHYTWKKVTTTVHNIIVGKLWIDQSGEIEIVNHKTGDKCNLKFVPYSYFSRDVARKVTGEVTDPSGKVHFVLLGTWDEKMDCYRVTPGAGDNGTDGRQRGHEAEDSRVLLWKRNPLPKYAENMYYFSELALTLNAPESGTAPTDSRRRPDQRLMENGRWDEANAEKQRLEEKQRLSRKRREAEAARATEDGTPYDPYKPLWFERRKDPVTQELAHVYKGGYWESKEKQDWSLCPDIF, translated from the exons ATGGCGGAGCTGCgagcggcggcggccgcggggcccggcccggccgctcCTCCGGGGCCTATGGCACTGCCCTCCCCGGCCCCGGCGCTGCCCTCCCCGGCAGCGAGCGGCGGAGCGGGGCCTGCACCGGCGGCGGCTCCGGGGGGAGGCTCCGGTTCCGGCTCCGGTGGTGCCTCCGGTTCCGGTGGTGGCTCCGGTTCCGGCTCCGGTTCGGCCCGTGAGGGTTGGCTCTTCAAGTGGACCAACTACATCAAGGGCTACCAGCGGCGATGGTTCGTGCTCAGCAACGGGCTCCTCAGCTACTACCG CTCCAAGGCAGAGATGCGGCACACGTGCCGTGGCACCATCAACCTGGCAACGGCCAACATCACCGTGGAGGACTCGTGTAACTTCATCATCTCCAACGGCGGCGCCCAGACCTATCACCTCAAAGCCAGCTCCGAGGTGGAGCGGCAGCGCTGGGTCACTGCCCTCGAGCTGGCCAAGGCCAAGGCTGTCAAGATGCTGGAGGAGTCAG ATGACTCCGGGGACGAGGCAGTGCCGCAGACAGACAagacagagctgcagagcacactGCGCACACTGGCCAGCAAGGTGGAGGACCTGAGCACCTGCAACGACCTCATTGCCAAGCatggcacagccctgcagcGCTCGCTCAGTGAGCTCGAGAGCCTGCGTCTGCCTGCGGACAGCACCGACAAGATCAAGCAAGTGAATGAGAGAGCCACACTCTTCCGCATCACCTCCAATGCCATGATCAAT GCCTGCCGGGATTTCCTGCTGCTGGCCCAGACCCACAGCAAGAAGTGGCAGAAATCCCTGCAGCATGAACGGGATCAGCGGATCCGGCTGGAGGAGACCCTGGAGCAGTTGGCCAAGCAGCACAACCACCTGGAGAGGGCTTTCCGAGGGGCCACCGTGCTCCCGGCTGGTGCATCCGGCACCAGCGGCTCTGCCAAAG ACCCCTGCTGCCCTGCCAAAGGAGACCTgagtgatgaagatgatgacAACGAGTTCTTTGATGCCCCCGAGATCATCCCCATGCCAGAGAGCCTGGGTCACAA gAGGACCGGCAGCAACATCAGCGGCACCAGCAGCGACATCAGCCTGGATGAGCAG TACAAACCCCAAGTGGAAGAcaccaagaaggagaagagaACGCGCATCCCCTACAAACCCAACTACAGCCTCAACCTCTGGAGCatcatgaagaactgcatcgGGAAGGAGTTATCCAAGATCCCCATGCCC GTGAACTTCAACGAGCCCCTGTCCATGCTGCAGCGCCTGACGGAGGACCTGGAGTACCACGAGCTGCTGGACCGGGCGGCACGGTGTGAGAGctccctggagcagctctgcctcgTGGCTGCCTTCACCGTCTCCTCCTATTCCACCACCGTTTTCCGCACCAGCAAACCCTTCAACCCGCTCCTGGGGGAGACCTTCGAGCTGGATCGCCTGGAGGAGAGCGGGTACCGCTCCCTCTGCGAGCAG GTGAGCCATCACCCCCCCGCTGCTGCCCATCACGCTGACTCCAAGCACGGCTGGACACTGCGCCAGGAGATCAAGATCACCAGCAAGTTCAGAGGGAAATACCTCTCGGTGATGCCTCTGG GTACCATCCATTGCGTCTTCCACTCCACTGGCAACCACTACACGTGGAAGAAGGTCACCACCACCGTGCACAACATCATCGTGGGCAAGCTCTGGATAGACCAG TCAGGTGAAATCGAGATTGTCAACCACAAGACGGGTGACAAATGCAACCTCAAGTTCGTTCCCTACAGCTACTTCTCCCGGGACGTGGCGAGGAAG GTCACTGGTGAGGTGACAGATCCCAGTGGGAAGGTGCACTTTGTCCTGCTGGGCACCTGGGATGAGAAGATGGATTGTTACCGGGTGACGCCAGGTGCTGGTGACAACGGCACGGACGGGAGGCAGAGAGGCCACGAGGCCGAGGACAGCCGGGTGCTGCTGTGGAAGAGGAACCCGCTGCC GAAGTATGCTGAGAACATGTACTACTTCTCGGAGCTGGCGCTGACCCTGAACGCACCGGAGAGTGGGACGGCCCCGACCGACAGCCGCCGGCGCCCGGACCAGCGCCTCATGGAGAACGGGCGCTGGGATGAGGCCAATGCTGAGAAACAGAggctggaggagaagcagcGACTGAGCCGCAAGAGGCGCGAGGCTGAAGCTGCCAGAGCCACTGAGGATG GCACCCCCTACGACCCCTACAAGCCGCTGTGGTTCGAGCGCAGGAAGGACCCAGTTACACAGGAGCTGGCACACGTCTACAAGGGGGGTTACTGGGAGAGCAAAGAGAAGCAGGACTGGAGCCTCTGCCCGGACATTTTCtaa